One Gossypium hirsutum isolate 1008001.06 chromosome A08, Gossypium_hirsutum_v2.1, whole genome shotgun sequence genomic window, CCCCTGGGTTAAGCCTGTCTGGGGACGTCAGGTGAAAAAGCAAGTTCCCGAAGCTCCATACTATGAGATCAGCCCAGCCGGTCACTGCCCTCATGATGAAGTTCCTGAGGTATATTGCTGTTGATAGGCTTCCTTTTCACATCTTATTGGCATGTAAAATCGGTCGAGTACTGTAAATTGTCTATTTTCCTTTAAACTTATGGTCCCTAAGCCATTGGATCGGAGCTTATTTGTCTTATGTTGTGCTATTTCATACAGGTGGTGAATTATTTGCTACGAGGATGGATAAAAAACCTGGAATCTGAGGGTGCAGTTGGATTGCCGTTGCTTGATGATATGGAAATGGAAAGCATTCAAAATAACATCACTAGGGACTTGGAATTTGTGAAGGAAGGATCAAAGAAATCCGTGATGGTGAGATTTTTAGGATCCAAATTCTCACTTTGGAACTTGATAAAATCGTCCTTGAAATCTCGCTTTGGCAAGTTAGAAACAAAATCGCCATAGCCGGATCATATGTAAATATCAGTGTGTATTTATGCTGACATAGGTGAATGGATGATCAATTAATTTTAATGTATGATAATGGTTTGTAATTTGTTTCCAGATTCCAAAGCAAATGCAGATTAATAGCATCTTCGAGAACAAAAACACATCTGAAACCTGTTTTTCAAGCTTCAAAAGATCGGTTTAGCTCatccttatttatttttaataccaACTTAACTGAACGCTTTCAATTACCATGTTGAAGAAAGTATGGTTAAATGTAAATCAAAGTTTACAATTATTTTATGTGTCTGATTACTCTATCTGCTAAATCAGCTTTTAACTACGAAGACTAATATACTCATttttcaagtaaaaaaaataaaatataatttaattattaatataaacaccTTCATATTACATATGACATTATTAACTAGCACAactatgataaaaataaatattttattatttctgacCTACCAAATTGAGTTACAAATATAAATGTAATTAATTAACCACAATTAGTATGTAGGGTAAATTAGTGGAACAACGCACAAAAGATAGTGCGTAGAAATAGTAGTTGATGGTTATGAACCAAAAAAGGTAGTATTTGGTGCCTATGAAAATACAGGTAAAACTAATCAAACATAAGATGATAGCCTCACCCAAGCCAACATGTAAAGTAAAGCACACACAATCCATGGCATAATTAGAGGTTAAATATTTCTTTGGGATTCCAATTTGGCGGGCTCTTTGCTCATCGCCACCATATCCCCAAAACATTtacatttttcatgttttgttttccAAATCCCAAAACCCCTTTTTCCTTTGCTCTTCGATATTGAAAAAGTCTCCAACTTTACATGCACTTGCAGCTCACCaatgaaattataaaagtttCGAGTTTTGGGTTGTATTGCTTGTGAACTCTCAAAATTTCTCTTCAATAATCAAGACCCAGAAAAAAAGACCATCTTTTTTGATGGGTTACCTTTCTTGCAAAGCAGAATCGGCAGTCTCTGTAATCTCCGCCGCCAAAACGACCCAGAATTCATCTTCGAAAGCTGCCGCCGCCGACAAGCAGGAAAAATCCATCAAGATCCAACAGTTTGATTACTGCGACCTTGAAGCAGCCACCAAGGGCTTCTCTGACCAAAGGCTTCTAGGCAAAGGTAGCCATGGTGCTGTCTACAAGGCTGTTCTCAGGGGACGTCACGTTGCCATCAAGAGACCGTCTTCGAGGAACCAAGAAACCAACCAAGAAGCCAATAACGAGATCGAAATCTTGTCAACGATTCGGAGTCCCAGATTGGTTAATCTTCTTGGCTTTTCTAATGATGCTAAACATCGGTTGTTGGTTGTTGAATTTATGAGTAATGGCACATTGTATGATGTTCTTCACTCTAATTCTTCAAGGCCTTTGAATTGGGGTCGAAGAATTCGATTAGCTTTGCAAGTTGCCAAAGCCTTAGAGACACTTCACTCACAAAAACCTCCAATTATCCATAGGGATGTTAAATCTGCTAATGTGTTGGTTGATAGGAATTTCAATGCAAGACTGGGTGATTTTGGGTTGGCACTAAGGTGTGGTGTTGATGATTACAGGCTTAGATCAACCCCACCAGCTGGTACCATTGGGTATCTTGATCCAGGTTATGTGACCCCTGGTAATTTGAGTACAAAAACTGATGTTTTTAGCTTTGGGATCTTGTTGTTAGAGATTATAAGTGGTAGGAAAGCTATTGATGTAGCACATTCACCACCTTCTATTGTTGATTGGGCAATCCCTCTTGTAAAGAAAGGGAATATTGTTGCTGTTTATGATCCAAGGATTTTACCTCCTAAGGATCCTATAGTTAGGAAGCAATTGGCTGTCATTGCAGCTAAATGTGTGAGGTCTTGTAGGGAGCGTCGCCCTGCAATGAAAGAGGTGGTCGGTTGGTTAACTGGGTTAAGCAAATTGGTTCCTTTACATTCATGGAATGGTTTCAACAATCCATGTATGATGGTGGAAACAATGGGGCGTCCGGTCGAATTTAGAAATGCCCAGGAGAACTTGGATGCAGTGCATGGTACGTTCGCTGCCAAGGACTCGCGCAGAGTCTATTCTGATTTAGGCTTTAGGAGTAACTTGATGGAACTTATGGGCATCACCAGCATTGATGGGGAGGCCAAAGCTTCTTCTAGCCATAGATTTGGTAACAAAAGCTACGGTAACCAAGTAAAGAGCCGACAAAAGAATGTTGGAAATGAGAAGGGTGGTTTTGGTTTGAGGAGGAATCATTCAACTGGTGAAAGCTGTGAATTGTTTTCAGGGAAAGGGGACGGGTTTTCTCAACCTAGTTTCAGTTCTCAGGCTGTAGGTGACATGTAGTTCACCATGAATTGTTTTTTCTTACATTGAAATGATTAGCAATGGAGAGTAAAAGTTCATGCTTTTTAGGTTCTCTTGGTTGCACCTCTAATTCATGTATATTTGTGGGTAACTTGTTCAACaaccaatcaaaattttcaaGGTTCTTTAAATTGTTACCATCTTGGTGTGTATATGTTGATTAGGATATTGCTTATTGTCATTTTATACCCTTGTTTTTGCTGCAAAGCATAGATATGATGAAAATGCTATTAAATCCATAGATGAAGTGATTTCAAACTCACGAGTTAAAGactgattttgatatttttttaatttgaacatGCTGTTACaataattgaataatatattCAACAACTTGcttatttttgttataatttaaaTGAAGTTGCCAAATTGACACTTATACTTTTTATGGAATTTTCATCCAAAGTATCTCTCATATACAAGGCTTCCTACCTGCAAATGCAAGCTTGGAAGtgtatgaatgcatgatgatggGGTTTTAGGTTTAAAAGCCAAATATAGTTTGCTTTGAGGGTTCTTTTGTGTTCTTTGTGCCTTCCTGAAATAGGCAATGTTACCCAAAGCATACAGGGCAGAAAGAAAAACGACGTTAATAgctaatatgataaaaataattgatCCTGATGGGccattacatatttaaccttattGATATTATTGTATGTCTTATCTCATTTCTGGAAAATCAAGAGCTATTAGTATATTATTTTAATGGTGGGTCAATTTGGAAAAAGGACTGCTCCAAGTGGGAATTTTGTATGGGAATGGGATCTTCTCAAAATCTACacagctctctctctctctctctcttttgttCGGATTGTGAAATTTCCTAGCTGTctcttcaatttatattttttaaagatatCTTCCGATTTCATGATTTGGTTCATAGAGGATTAAAAGTAATACATACAAGtcacttaataaaatttttagaagacTCCAACTTGTTGCTTGTTAAAGTGTTAATGAATCATATTcaaacagttttttttttcttttttggggtgTAAACAAAAAAGGTGTGTACAAATGGAATAGTCAGTCAAGGAAGATGGTAGGAAACTGAAAAATTCAACATCAATCTCTTTCTGCACAATTGACTGTAGTTTTTTAAATTTGTCCACTGAGAAAATGGGAAACCTTATTGCAAGTCAGAATTCCAATAAAGAAAGCAGGTGAAGCAAGGCTTCTAGAATCTAAGACCAACCCATAAATTTTAAGTCGCAACTTGGacaacaaaaaatatattaactttaaaAGGACTTGTAAATATAATAAGAGGGTTCATTTGGTGTTTGCATAGAGGCATTGGGCACAAGCACCCACCCAAAGTTGACTCTTAATGGTAGTAGTTTGGGGGCAAAACCCCTTCGATTGTGCTgacaaataacaaaaaaaaaaacagtattaagacaagaagaagaagatgacacAAAGCAAACAAATTTGGTTTCAAATGCCAAGACTTTTAGAGTAAGGGGCAATGTGTCTATTAGTTGTTAGCAGGAAGCGTGAAAATCTAATATTCCTTTTGCAAATATCAAAAGGTTGTTTAGTTTTTACAGCTCAGGTAGGACTTGCAGTTTGGGGGTAATGTGGGTTTATTTTGCTTTTTCGAATATGCTCATCATTTGAGCTTATTATGTGTTGTGCAGTTGTAATGTATGGTTCCTTTCCTTCCCTTTGAATGACTGGGTGAATGTGCCCACCTGCCCCTAACAATGGAAAtttctttgggtttttttatttttatacaggGGTATTAAGAAAGACATAAAAAGAACCAACCATCACCATGGTCCATGGAGAATGAAATGTCCATTTCATTCATCATAAAAGACGTAAACTGAACTGGATTCTTCTTTTCATGCTTTCTTCCATCACCTGCAACTATTTGCAATAATTAGAGGTCCGATATTTCAAGATAAACCTTAGTTAATGTTATTTACTTTCTTACCCCCACCAAACAAAACATCATCTTCCTCTAATCTCTTAATTTCGTTTTTGAATTTCAACAAAATTCCAAGGTAAGTTGTTGAAACAGAGATTATTTTAAGAATCTAAAAATCTTAAAACaaaaagtgaaacttcctgattATTGCAAATACTTAACGTGTCTGTTTAGTGTTCTTTCCAAATTGTGGAAAATGTCAAACAAAATGACCACTTTCTCAAGACACGACACTTTTCCTCTACAGTAACTGTCTTTTAGGTGATTGAACCCCCTCCCCCCCCTTTTTCCCAACGAATTTGATGCTTTAGATTTAAGAGTTCCATTTTTTGTTTTCGGTTTAGAACTAGATGGACGACCAaccattttattgtttatttcatttttgttcaatttttatttttattttttaaaatatttattgaagCGAGCTCACTAATTAATCTTCTGCATTTTGTAAATccatttatatgatttttatgaatcttaaaaaatactttttaatcgactgaataaatgaatgaaaaaaaatgatttttagatATCACAATTTTAGCACCACATCCAACAATTTCAAAagatttatgtaatttttatattaatcgtTAGCATTTTGTGTTTGTTTTAAGGATTTATCA contains:
- the LOC107929690 gene encoding serine/threonine-protein kinase-like protein At3g51990, with product MGYLSCKAESAVSVISAAKTTQNSSSKAAAADKQEKSIKIQQFDYCDLEAATKGFSDQRLLGKGSHGAVYKAVLRGRHVAIKRPSSRNQETNQEANNEIEILSTIRSPRLVNLLGFSNDAKHRLLVVEFMSNGTLYDVLHSNSSRPLNWGRRIRLALQVAKALETLHSQKPPIIHRDVKSANVLVDRNFNARLGDFGLALRCGVDDYRLRSTPPAGTIGYLDPGYVTPGNLSTKTDVFSFGILLLEIISGRKAIDVAHSPPSIVDWAIPLVKKGNIVAVYDPRILPPKDPIVRKQLAVIAAKCVRSCRERRPAMKEVVGWLTGLSKLVPLHSWNGFNNPCMMVETMGRPVEFRNAQENLDAVHGTFAAKDSRRVYSDLGFRSNLMELMGITSIDGEAKASSSHRFGNKSYGNQVKSRQKNVGNEKGGFGLRRNHSTGESCELFSGKGDGFSQPSFSSQAVGDM